The following proteins are co-located in the Pseudodesulfovibrio alkaliphilus genome:
- a CDS encoding TetR/AcrR family transcriptional regulator, translated as MAKKQQEKSRQTMQELMDSAFFLFGSKGFVQTSVAEITEHAGYAKGSFYRHWNSKDELFLLIVERKFRHYRAERNGRVDRATSLEEVMNIIWDFLESILDDENWSSIFLEFTVYSARNDVLRQRMNKSGYRLSNAIFADLVRGHIETDYPPEKIGALNTALFEGFLIHRALGTRLLSVRDVRETAIAMALRHGTMQG; from the coding sequence ATGGCCAAGAAACAGCAGGAAAAATCCCGGCAGACCATGCAGGAGCTGATGGACTCGGCCTTTTTCCTTTTCGGGTCCAAGGGATTCGTGCAGACCTCCGTGGCCGAGATCACCGAGCACGCGGGCTATGCCAAGGGCAGCTTTTACCGGCACTGGAACAGCAAGGACGAGTTGTTCCTGCTCATCGTGGAGCGGAAATTCCGTCATTACCGGGCCGAGCGCAACGGCAGGGTGGACCGGGCCACCAGCCTTGAAGAGGTCATGAACATCATCTGGGACTTCCTGGAGTCCATCCTGGACGACGAGAACTGGTCGTCCATCTTTCTTGAGTTCACGGTCTACTCGGCCCGCAACGACGTGCTCAGGCAACGCATGAACAAGTCCGGCTACCGGCTCTCCAACGCCATCTTCGCCGATCTGGTACGCGGCCACATCGAGACCGATTACCCCCCGGAAAAAATCGGGGCGTTGAACACGGCCCTGTTCGAGGGATTCCTCATCCACCGCGCCCTGGGCACCCGGCTGTTGAGCGTGCGGGACGTACGCGAAACGGCCATCGCCATGGCCCTGCGCCACGGCACCATGCAAGGCTGA
- a CDS encoding TRAP transporter small permease, whose protein sequence is MEEMKKGPLDHLERAMRAIAALCLFCMALLTGTDVLMRGVWNTPIFGCEEIVSILGIVVVGFALPYAHQQKSHIGVEIFVRRLPRRTRRAVKLLTTAATLALVSIVAWRMYLYARTQSESGEVSMNLELPDYLIIYVLAFGFLVYSLFLVRDIARFLKGGED, encoded by the coding sequence ATGGAAGAAATGAAGAAAGGCCCCCTCGACCATCTGGAGCGGGCCATGCGCGCCATCGCCGCCCTCTGCCTCTTCTGCATGGCGCTGCTCACCGGGACCGACGTGCTCATGCGCGGCGTATGGAACACGCCCATCTTCGGCTGCGAGGAGATTGTCTCCATCCTGGGCATCGTGGTGGTCGGGTTCGCCCTGCCGTACGCCCACCAGCAAAAGAGCCACATCGGCGTGGAGATATTCGTGCGTCGTCTGCCGCGCCGCACCCGCCGCGCAGTCAAGCTGCTGACCACCGCTGCCACCCTGGCCCTGGTGTCCATCGTGGCCTGGCGCATGTACCTGTATGCGCGGACCCAGTCCGAATCCGGCGAGGTCTCCATGAACCTGGAGCTGCCCGACTACCTGATCATCTACGTGCTCGCCTTCGGCTTTCTGGTCTACTCCCTGTTCCTGGTCCGGGACATCGCACGGTTCCTCAAAGGCGGGGAGGACTAG
- a CDS encoding TRAP transporter substrate-binding protein, producing the protein MKKLLTLAAVLALSLVTAATALAAPLRLTYSNFFPPTHVQSKLAEEWCREVERRTGGAVVIDYFPGGTLTPAQQTYDGVVEGIADIGLSCLAYSRGRFPVMAALDLPLGYTSAAQATAAANAVHEKYSPAELTDVAPMYFHAHGPGLLFTTPRPVATLEDLKGLKIRSTGNSAQLVEALGGTPVAQSMPTCYQSLQKGVVDGSIHPLESNKGWKLAEVVKYGTESFPVAYTTTFFVVMNKAKWQRLDEATRAVIGEINAEWAVRHGAAWDEADQEGRDYFLEKGGSFVPLADAEAARWVEAAQPVIAAYEKATASRGLDGPGVVAFLRAAMDEAK; encoded by the coding sequence ATGAAAAAACTCCTCACCCTGGCCGCAGTCCTTGCCCTGAGCCTGGTCACGGCCGCCACGGCCCTGGCCGCCCCCCTCAGGCTGACCTACTCCAATTTCTTTCCGCCCACCCATGTCCAGTCCAAGCTGGCCGAGGAATGGTGCCGCGAGGTGGAGCGCCGCACCGGAGGCGCGGTGGTCATCGACTACTTTCCGGGGGGCACACTGACCCCGGCCCAGCAGACATACGACGGCGTGGTCGAAGGCATCGCGGACATCGGGCTTTCCTGCCTCGCCTACTCACGCGGCCGCTTCCCGGTCATGGCCGCCCTGGACCTGCCCCTGGGCTATACCAGCGCGGCCCAGGCCACGGCAGCGGCCAACGCGGTCCACGAAAAATACAGCCCGGCCGAGCTGACCGACGTGGCCCCCATGTATTTCCACGCCCATGGTCCGGGGCTGCTCTTCACCACCCCGCGCCCGGTCGCCACCCTGGAAGACCTCAAGGGACTCAAGATTCGCTCCACCGGCAATTCGGCCCAACTGGTCGAGGCCCTGGGCGGCACCCCGGTGGCCCAGTCCATGCCCACCTGCTACCAGTCGCTGCAAAAGGGCGTGGTGGACGGCTCCATCCACCCCCTTGAGTCCAACAAGGGCTGGAAGCTGGCCGAGGTGGTCAAATACGGCACCGAGTCCTTTCCCGTGGCCTACACCACCACCTTCTTCGTGGTCATGAACAAGGCCAAGTGGCAGCGCCTGGACGAGGCGACCCGCGCCGTGATCGGCGAGATCAACGCCGAGTGGGCCGTGCGCCACGGCGCGGCCTGGGACGAGGCCGACCAGGAAGGCAGGGACTACTTCCTCGAAAAGGGCGGCAGCTTCGTGCCCCTGGCCGATGCCGAGGCCGCCCGCTGGGTGGAGGCCGCCCAGCCTGTCATCGCCGCCTACGAAAAGGCCACCGCCTCCAGGGGCCTGGACGGTCCGGGCGTGGTCGCCTTCCTGCGGGCGGCCATGGACGAAGCAAAATAG
- a CDS encoding TRAP transporter large permease yields the protein MDPTTAGIVGIVVMVLLFMTRMPVAFVMMLVGFVGFSLLTSWRGGLNLMSRNIYDAFASYELSTIPLFILMGQIAFNCGISKRLYNTAYHFLGSTRGGLAMATVSACTAFGAVCGSSPATAATMSTVGIPEMKRYGYANSLASASVASGGGLGMIMPPSVVLIIYGVLTEQSIGALFVSGIFPAFLLTALFVAAIAIQCRINPALGPKGESFPWSRKLKSLAGLLDTLIIFALVIGGLFRGWFTPTEAASIGVLGVLALAVIKRQLSWNAFVNSLHETLRTSCMVMVLIAGAVVFGKFLAVTRIPFDIASWVASFDMPHYAIMAAIILIYFIGGCFMDSLALIMLTIPVFFPVVTSMGYDPIWFGIIIVLVTEMGVITPPVGINVYVVYGMCQKIAPGVTLEQVFRGIVPFMLAIIAGIALLFVFPQIILYLPGLMY from the coding sequence ATGGACCCTACCACCGCCGGAATCGTCGGCATCGTCGTCATGGTCCTGCTGTTCATGACCCGGATGCCGGTGGCCTTCGTCATGATGCTTGTCGGATTCGTGGGCTTCTCGCTGCTCACTTCCTGGCGCGGCGGGCTGAACCTCATGTCGCGCAATATCTACGACGCCTTTGCCTCCTACGAGCTGTCCACCATCCCCCTGTTCATCCTCATGGGCCAGATCGCCTTCAACTGCGGCATCTCAAAGAGGCTCTACAACACCGCCTACCACTTTCTCGGAAGCACCCGGGGCGGGCTGGCCATGGCCACTGTCTCGGCCTGCACCGCCTTTGGCGCGGTCTGCGGCTCCAGCCCGGCCACAGCGGCCACCATGTCCACCGTGGGCATACCGGAGATGAAACGCTACGGCTACGCCAACTCCCTGGCCTCGGCCTCGGTGGCATCGGGCGGCGGACTCGGCATGATCATGCCGCCCAGCGTGGTGCTGATCATCTACGGAGTGCTCACCGAGCAGTCCATCGGCGCCCTCTTCGTCTCCGGCATCTTCCCGGCCTTCCTGCTCACGGCCCTGTTCGTGGCGGCCATCGCCATCCAGTGCCGGATCAACCCCGCCCTTGGCCCCAAGGGGGAGTCCTTCCCCTGGTCCAGAAAGCTCAAGTCCCTGGCCGGGCTGCTCGACACCCTGATCATCTTCGCCCTGGTCATCGGGGGGCTCTTCCGGGGCTGGTTCACGCCCACCGAGGCCGCGTCCATAGGCGTGCTCGGCGTCCTTGCCCTGGCCGTGATCAAGCGCCAGCTCTCATGGAACGCCTTTGTCAACTCCCTGCACGAGACCCTGCGCACCTCGTGCATGGTCATGGTCCTCATCGCGGGCGCAGTGGTCTTCGGCAAGTTCCTGGCCGTGACCCGCATCCCCTTTGACATCGCCAGTTGGGTGGCCTCCTTTGACATGCCCCATTACGCCATCATGGCGGCCATCATCCTCATCTACTTCATCGGCGGCTGCTTCATGGACTCCCTGGCCCTGATCATGCTGACCATCCCGGTCTTCTTCCCGGTGGTCACCAGCATGGGCTACGACCCCATCTGGTTCGGCATCATCATCGTCCTGGTCACGGAGATGGGTGTCATCACGCCCCCGGTGGGCATCAACGTCTACGTGGTCTACGGCATGTGCCAGAAAATCGCGCCCGGCGTGACCCTGGAGCAGGTCTTCAGGGGCATCGTGCCCTTCATGCTGGCCATCATCGCGGGTATCGCCCTGCTCTTCGTCTTCCCCCAGATCATCCTCTACCTGCCGGGCCTCATGTACTGA
- a CDS encoding TRAP transporter substrate-binding protein, giving the protein MKKLLLSLAALAALCTAAPGPALADTVRLTYSNFFPPANHQSQLAEAWCREVEKRTGGKVSINYYPGGTLTQAQQTYDGVVEGIADIGLSCLAYTRGRFPVMAAVDLPLGYKNAAQATETANAVYARFKPEELADVEVMYFNGHGPGLLFTTSKPVSTLEELKGQKIRSTGNSAQLVKALGGTPVAKPMPENYQLLQKGVVDGSMHPIESNLSFKLGEVCKFGTDCFDVAYTTVFFIVMNKAKWAAIDPESQSVIREINTQWAAKHAQAWDEADIEGRRYLIEQGGTVIELSAEESARWVEASRPVIEAYIRETDARGLDGAAIIEYTRSTLQ; this is encoded by the coding sequence ATGAAAAAACTGCTCCTGTCGCTCGCCGCCCTGGCCGCTCTCTGTACGGCCGCGCCCGGCCCTGCCCTGGCCGACACCGTCAGGCTGACCTATTCCAACTTCTTCCCGCCCGCCAACCACCAGTCGCAACTGGCCGAGGCGTGGTGCCGCGAGGTGGAAAAACGTACCGGCGGCAAGGTGAGCATCAACTACTACCCCGGCGGCACCCTGACCCAGGCCCAGCAGACATACGACGGCGTGGTCGAGGGCATCGCCGACATAGGGCTCTCCTGCCTCGCCTACACTCGCGGGCGGTTCCCGGTCATGGCCGCCGTGGACCTGCCGCTGGGCTACAAGAACGCGGCACAGGCCACGGAAACGGCCAATGCGGTTTACGCCCGCTTCAAGCCCGAAGAGCTGGCCGATGTGGAGGTCATGTATTTCAACGGGCACGGCCCCGGCCTGCTCTTCACCACCAGCAAGCCCGTATCCACCCTGGAGGAGCTGAAGGGCCAAAAAATCCGCTCCACAGGCAACTCGGCCCAGTTGGTCAAGGCCCTGGGCGGCACCCCGGTGGCCAAGCCCATGCCCGAAAACTACCAGCTGCTCCAGAAGGGCGTGGTGGACGGCTCCATGCACCCCATCGAGTCCAACCTCTCCTTCAAGCTCGGCGAGGTTTGCAAGTTCGGCACCGACTGTTTCGACGTGGCCTACACCACGGTCTTCTTCATTGTCATGAACAAGGCCAAGTGGGCGGCCATTGACCCCGAATCCCAGTCCGTGATCCGCGAAATCAACACCCAGTGGGCAGCAAAACACGCCCAGGCCTGGGACGAGGCAGACATCGAGGGCAGACGCTATCTCATCGAACAGGGCGGGACCGTCATCGAGCTGTCCGCCGAGGAATCGGCCCGCTGGGTCGAGGCGTCCCGGCCGGTCATCGAGGCATACATCAGGGAAACAGACGCCAGGGGGCTCGACGGCGCGGCCATCATCGAGTACACCCGCTCCACCCTGCAATAG